A genomic region of Alnus glutinosa chromosome 11, dhAlnGlut1.1, whole genome shotgun sequence contains the following coding sequences:
- the LOC133882406 gene encoding probable receptor-like serine/threonine-protein kinase At4g34500 isoform X1, protein MTVSGEVRASDESLPHRLTSKTSFLNLKLYVVVGILLLCAIAVLLTIFLCVWFSRNSRKRKMRVKHSSGMIPLVSKEIVEIKALGLDVKSEKAEVKIGNADLKEAELEDEVKGGNRSGESDVSGGSRSDASLDPENIGWGRWYSLKELERATRGFAKENVIGEGGYGVVYRGVLLDGSVVAVKNLLNNKGQAEKEFKVEVEAIGKVRHKNLVGLVGYCAEGAQRMLVYEYVDNGNLEQWLHGDVGPFSPLTWDIRMRIAIGTAKGLAYLHEGLEPKVVHRDVKSSNILLDRKWNPKVSDFGLAKLLGSEASYVTTRVMGTFGYVSPEYASTGMLNEGSDVYSFGILLMEIITGRSPIDYSRPAGEMNLVDWFKGMVASRRGEELVDSLIEVQPPPRALKRALLVCLRCIDLDVNKRPKMGQIVHMLEADDFPFRSEHRAAREKDPNPSRADMSTKITHSSKNEGGGDIERSRWR, encoded by the exons ATGACGGTTTCCGGCGAAGTACGAGCTTCCGACGAGTCTCTCCCCCACAGGCTCACCTCTAAAACCTCATTTCTCAACCTGAAACTCTATGTCGTGGTCGGGATCCTCCTGCTATGCGCAATCGCTGTCCTCCTCACGATCTTTCTCTGCGTTTGGTTTAGCAGAAATTCTCGGAAGCGCAAAATGCGTGTAAAGCACAGCTCGGGGATGATCCCGCTGGTCTCGAAAGAGATCGTGGAGATCAAGGCCCTGGGCCTCGACGTGAAGTCGGAGAAAGCGGAGGTCAAAATCGGAAATGCGGATTTGAAAGAGGCGGAGCTGGAGGATGAGGTGAAAGGAGGGAATAGGAGCGGAGAAAGTGACGTGTCCGGTGGAAGCCGGAGTGACGCGTCTTTGGATCCCGAGAACATCGGGTGGGGCCGCTGGTACAGCTTGAAGGAGCTCGAGCGTGCGACACGTGGATTCGCGAAGGAGAACGTGATTGGAGAGGGAGGCTACGGCGTCGTTTACAGAGGAGTCTTGCTGGACGGGTCGGTGGTGGCTGTCAAGAACCTTCTCAACAACAA GGGTCAGGCGGAGAAGGAGTTCAAGGTAGAAGTTGAAGCCATAGGGAAAGTAAGGCATAAGAACTTGGTGGGTCTAGTAGGCTATTGCGCAGAAGGTGCTCAAAG GATGCTTGTGTACGAGTACGTTGACAATGGGAATTTGGAGCAATGGTTGCATGGTGATGTAGGCCCATTTAGCCCTCTGACCTGGGATATTCGAATGAGGATTGCCATTGGGACAGCAAAAGG GCTAGCCTATTTGCATGAAGGATTAGAACCCAAAGTTGTGCACCGTGATGTAAAATCCAGTAACATTCTTCTAGATAGAAAATGGAACCCAAAAGTGTCTGACTTTGGACTGGCCAAGCTCTTAGGATCAGAAGCAAGCTACGTGACTACTCGTGTAATGGGGACATTTGG ATATGTCTCTCCCGAGTATGCAAGCACGGGTATGCTTAACGAGGGGAGTGATGTGTATAGTTTTGGCATTTTACTCATGGAGATAATTACAGGGAGAAGCCCAATTGATTATTCGAGACCAGCTGGAGAG ATGAACTTGGTTGATTGGTTTAAAGGGATGGTAGCAAGTCGTCGTGGAGAAGAGCTTGTGGATTCCCTGATTGAGGTTCAGCCCCCTCCGAGAGCTTTAAAGCGGGCATTGCTAGTTTGTCTCCGCTGTATCGACTTGGATGTCAATAAGCGCCCAAAGATGGGGCAAATTGTTCATATGCTTGAGGCAGATGACTTCCCTTTTCGTTCG GAACATCGAGCAGCCCGAGAGAAAGACCCCAACCCCTCCCGTGCGGATATGTCGACAAAAATAACACATTCATCCAAGAATGAAGGGGGTGGTGATATAGAGAGATCGAGGTGGAGATGA
- the LOC133882169 gene encoding cyclase-associated protein 1 → MDEKLIVRLESAVARLEALSSGLGSGAHGIGEETASDPSIVAFDDLIGRYLGRVSSAAEKIGGQVLEVTKIVQEVFNVQKELLIKAKQTQKPDLAGFSEFLKPLNEVIMKANALTEGRRSDYFNHLKSATDSLSALAWIAYTGKECGMSMPIAHVEESWQMAEFYNNKVLVEYKNKDPNHVEWAKAMKELYLPGLRDYVKNNYPLGPVWSPTGKPAAAPPKAPTPGAPAPPPPPPASLFSSESSQASSSRPKEGMAAVFQEISSGKPVTTGLRKVTDDMKTKNRADRTGVVGASEKEGRTSSRSFSKAGPPKLELQMGRKWVVENQIGKKQLVIDDCDAKQSVYVFGCKDSVLQIQGKVNNITIDKCTKMGVLFRDVVAACEIVNCNGVEVQCQGSAPTISVDNTAGCQLYLSKESLQASITTAKSSEINVLVPGAAPDADWGEHALPQQFIHVFKDGHFETTPVSHSGG, encoded by the exons ATGGATGAGAAGCTGATAGTTCGGCTGGAGTCGGCGGTGGCGCGGCTGGAGGCGCTGTCGAGCGGGTTGGGATCGGGTGCGCATGGGATTGGGGAAGAAACGGCGTCGGATCCGTCGATTGTGGCCTTCGACGATCTGATTGGGCGGTATTTGGGTAGGGTATCGAGCGCCGCTGAGAAGATCGGGGGACAGGTGTTGGAGGTCACGAAGATAGTGCAAGAAGTTTTCAATGTTCAGAAGGAGCTTCTCATCAAGGCCAAACAAACTCAG AAGCCTGATCTTGCGGGATTTTCTGAATTTCTCAAGCCATTGAATGAAGTGATCATGAAAGCAAATGCATTGACAGAAGGAAGGCGATCTGATTATTTCAACCACTTGAAGTCTGCTACTGACAGTCTCTCAGCTTTGGCATGGATTGCATATACTGGCAAAGAGTGTG gtaTGAGCATGCCTATTGCACATGTGGAAGAAAGTTGGCAAATGGCTGAATTTTACAACAACAAG GTTCTTGTAGAGTACAAAAACAAAGACCCAAATCATGTTGAGTGGGCCAAAGCCATGAAGGAACTATATCTACCTGGCTTGAGAGATTATGTTAAGAATAACTATCCTCTGGGCCCAGTTTGGAGTCCTACTGGAAAACCAGCTGCTGCTCCACCAAAAGCTCCTACACCAGGAGCCCCtgcccctcctcctcctccaccagcTTCTCTCTTcagttcagaatcttctcagGCTTCATCATCACGCCCAAAAGAAGGAATGGCTGCTGTTTTCCAAGAGATTAGTTCTGGGAAGCCTGTGACTACAG GTCTGAGAAAGGTCACAGATGATATGAAGACAAAGAACCGTGCAGATAGAACTGGTGTTGTGGGTGCTAGCGAAAAAGAAGGTCGTACAAGTTCGCGTTCTTTTTCTAAAGCAGGACCACCAAAGTTAGAGCTTCAAATGGGCCGTAA GTGGGTTGTTGAGAATCAAATTGGAAAAAAACAATTGGTTATTGATGACTGTGATGCAAAACAGTCTGTATATGTTTTTGGATGCAAAGATTCTGTCTTGCAGATTCAAG GGAAAGTCAACAATATAACAATTGACAAGTGCACTAAGATGGGAGTTCTATTTAGG GATGTCGTGGCTGCTTGTGAGATTGTAAATTGCAATGGGGTTGAGGTGCAATGCCAG GGTTCGGCTCCAACAATTTCAGTGGACAATACAGCAGGCTGCCAATTATATTTAAGCAAAGAGTCTCTTCAGGCATCTATAACAACAGCTAAGTCAAGTGAGATCAATGTATTGGTACCTGGTGCTGCGCCTGATGCTGATTGG GGGGAGCATGCTTTGCCACAACAGTTCATTCATGTATTTAAAGACGGCCACTTTGAAACCACGCCAGTCTCTCACTCGGGAGGGTAA
- the LOC133882406 gene encoding probable receptor-like serine/threonine-protein kinase At4g34500 isoform X2, producing the protein MTVSGEVRASDESLPHRLTSKTSFLNLKLYVVVGILLLCAIAVLLTIFLCVWFSRNSRKRKMRVKHSSGMIPLVSKEIVEIKALGLDVKSEKAEVKIGNADLKEAELEDEVKGGNRSGESDVSGGSRSDASLDPENIGWGRWYSLKELERATRGFAKENVIGEGGYGVVYRGVLLDGSVVAVKNLLNNKGQAEKEFKVEVEAIGKVRHKNLVGLVGYCAEGAQRMLVYEYVDNGNLEQWLHGDVGPFSPLTWDIRMRIAIGTAKGLAYLHEGLEPKVVHRDVKSSNILLDRKWNPKVSDFGLAKLLGSEASYVTTRVMGTFGYVSPEYASTGMLNEGSDVYSFGILLMEIITGRSPIDYSRPAGEMNLVDWFKGMVASRRGEELVDSLIEVQPPPRALKRALLVCLRCIDLDVNKRPKMGQIVHMLEADDFPFRSVFVSCSAGTSSSPRERPQPLPCGYVDKNNTFIQE; encoded by the exons ATGACGGTTTCCGGCGAAGTACGAGCTTCCGACGAGTCTCTCCCCCACAGGCTCACCTCTAAAACCTCATTTCTCAACCTGAAACTCTATGTCGTGGTCGGGATCCTCCTGCTATGCGCAATCGCTGTCCTCCTCACGATCTTTCTCTGCGTTTGGTTTAGCAGAAATTCTCGGAAGCGCAAAATGCGTGTAAAGCACAGCTCGGGGATGATCCCGCTGGTCTCGAAAGAGATCGTGGAGATCAAGGCCCTGGGCCTCGACGTGAAGTCGGAGAAAGCGGAGGTCAAAATCGGAAATGCGGATTTGAAAGAGGCGGAGCTGGAGGATGAGGTGAAAGGAGGGAATAGGAGCGGAGAAAGTGACGTGTCCGGTGGAAGCCGGAGTGACGCGTCTTTGGATCCCGAGAACATCGGGTGGGGCCGCTGGTACAGCTTGAAGGAGCTCGAGCGTGCGACACGTGGATTCGCGAAGGAGAACGTGATTGGAGAGGGAGGCTACGGCGTCGTTTACAGAGGAGTCTTGCTGGACGGGTCGGTGGTGGCTGTCAAGAACCTTCTCAACAACAA GGGTCAGGCGGAGAAGGAGTTCAAGGTAGAAGTTGAAGCCATAGGGAAAGTAAGGCATAAGAACTTGGTGGGTCTAGTAGGCTATTGCGCAGAAGGTGCTCAAAG GATGCTTGTGTACGAGTACGTTGACAATGGGAATTTGGAGCAATGGTTGCATGGTGATGTAGGCCCATTTAGCCCTCTGACCTGGGATATTCGAATGAGGATTGCCATTGGGACAGCAAAAGG GCTAGCCTATTTGCATGAAGGATTAGAACCCAAAGTTGTGCACCGTGATGTAAAATCCAGTAACATTCTTCTAGATAGAAAATGGAACCCAAAAGTGTCTGACTTTGGACTGGCCAAGCTCTTAGGATCAGAAGCAAGCTACGTGACTACTCGTGTAATGGGGACATTTGG ATATGTCTCTCCCGAGTATGCAAGCACGGGTATGCTTAACGAGGGGAGTGATGTGTATAGTTTTGGCATTTTACTCATGGAGATAATTACAGGGAGAAGCCCAATTGATTATTCGAGACCAGCTGGAGAG ATGAACTTGGTTGATTGGTTTAAAGGGATGGTAGCAAGTCGTCGTGGAGAAGAGCTTGTGGATTCCCTGATTGAGGTTCAGCCCCCTCCGAGAGCTTTAAAGCGGGCATTGCTAGTTTGTCTCCGCTGTATCGACTTGGATGTCAATAAGCGCCCAAAGATGGGGCAAATTGTTCATATGCTTGAGGCAGATGACTTCCCTTTTCGTTCG GTATTTGTTTCATGTTCTGCAGGAACATCGAGCAGCCCGAGAGAAAGACCCCAACCCCTCCCGTGCGGATATGTCGACAAAAATAACACATTCATCCAAGAATGA